One Setaria italica strain Yugu1 chromosome II, Setaria_italica_v2.0, whole genome shotgun sequence DNA segment encodes these proteins:
- the LOC101771550 gene encoding TLD domain-containing protein 2, with the protein MLAWKERVADRLARLLADSPVSPSPAPAAVGPPQAISFPAEHFTSPKKSLLSSCVLSLLPTANSGHEQNSPCSETLRPLPPESLPKRWRGSDFTWQELPLELSEESGSESARDERNSYVSKNQVHQSYRSEENSNGNEETSTSDCAGTLHYLTEKSMFVSPKLYAFFESSLPGTLKGCHWVLLYSTWKHGISLRTLLRRSENVQGPCLLIVGDMQGAVFGGLLNSPLRPTEKRKYQGTNQTFVFTTVHGEPRLFRPTGANRFYYLCLKDALAFGGGGSFALCVDEDLLHGSSGSCDTFGSSCLAYTPEFELKNVELWGFTHSWSRSK; encoded by the exons ATGCTCGCGTGGAAGGAGAGGGTGGCGGACCGCCTCGCCCGCCTCCTCGCGGACTCCCCAGTTTCCCCttccccggcccccgccgccgtcgggccGCCGCAG GCAATATCTTTCCCAGCAGAACATTTTACTTCCCCCAAGAAATCATTGTTGTCTTCTTGTGTATTGTCCCTCCTACCAACCGCAAACTCGGGGCATGAGCAGAATTCACCTTGTTCAGAGACTTTGAGACCATTACCTCCTGAATCACTTCCTAAGAGATGGAGAGGGAGTGATTTCACATGGCAAGAGCTGCCGCTGGAATTGAGCGAGGAGTCTGGGTCCGAAAGTGCGAGAGATGAAAGGAATAGTTATGTTAGTAAAAACCAGGTCCATCAGTCATACAGATCTGAAGAAAACTCAAATGGAAATGAGGAAACATCGACTTCAGACTGTGCAGGCACTCTTCATTATCTAACTGAAAAGTCTATGTTTGTATCTCCAAAACTGTATGCATTTTTTGAATCTTCTCTCCCTGGGACCTTAAAGGGGTGCCACTGGGTATTGCTATATAG CACCTGGAAGCATGGGATATCTCTAAGAACACTTCTTCGTAGAAGTGAGAATGTTCAGGGTCCATGCCTATTG ATTGTCGGAGATATGCAAGGGGCTGTGTTTGGTGGTTTATTGAACAGTCCTCTGCGGCCTACGGAGAAAAGGAAATATCAG GGAACAAACCAGACATTTGTGTTCACAACAGTACATGGTGAACCTAGACTTTTCAGACCAACTG GTGCAAACAGATTCTACTATTTGTGCTTGAAAGATGCTTTGGCATTTGGAGGAGGTGGAAGCTTCGCATTGTGTGTTGATGAAGATCT GTTACATGGAAGCAGTGGGTCATGCGATACATTTGGAAGCTCATGCTTGGCATATACTCCAGAGTTTGAATTAAAGAATGTTGAG CTGTGGGGATTCACGCATTCGTGGAGCCGTTCGAAATAG
- the LOC101771948 gene encoding serine carboxypeptidase-like 7 isoform X1, with product MAVPRKMAWPPRLPCSRCFLLLCFLLIIAFAASGSGAGRVVTSLPGFDGRLPFHLETGYVEVGEANDNGANLFYYFVQAESEPAAAPFVLWLTGGRRCSVLSGLAYEIGPVRFVLEPYDGTLPRLHYNTNSWTKVSHILFVDSPVGAGFSFSREPKGYDSGDISSSLQLHEFLLKWFNDHPEYLANPFYVGGDSYAGKIVPFLAQIISEARSSSGIEAGMKTVPNLKGYLVGNPVTGDSVDSSSKVPFAHGFGLVSDQLYETILEHCQGEEHTDPANVLCTQAMDTVHNLISEVGKGHVLLDRCVSASPVTNVNISSDDRKILREEIGVGQLNHPPARPPFHCFTYRYYLSYFWANDRRTRDALGIKEGTVDEWVRCRDVGELPYAIDIKSAIKYHRNVTSRGYRALVYSGDHDPVVPHLGTQAWVRSLNFSVVDDWRAWHLDGQAAGFTISYSNSMTFATIKGGGHTAPEYEPEKCFAMFSRWILNRPL from the exons ATGGCGGTGCCGAGGAAGATGGCatggccgcctcgcctcccctgCTCTcgctgcttcctcctcctctgcttcctGCTCATCATCGCCTTCgccgcctccggctccggcgccggtcGGGTGGTGACCAGCCTCCCCGGCTTCGACGGCCGCCTCCCCTTCCACCTCGAGACGGGGTACGTGGAGGTGGGCGAGGCCAATGACAACGGCGCCAACCTCTTCTACTACTTCGTCCAGGCCGAGtccgagcccgccgccgcccctttcgTCCTCTGGctcaccggcggccgccgctgctccgtCCTCAGCGGCCTCGCCTACGAGATAG GTCCGGTGAGGTTCGTCCTGGAGCCCTACGACGGCACCTTGCCGCGGCTGCACTACAACACGAACTCGTGGACAAAG GTGTCACATATTCTTTTTGTTGATTCGCCGGTTGGGGCCGGGTTTTCCTTCTCTAGAGAACCCAAAGGCTATGATAGTGGAGACATCTCATCCTCGTTACAGTTGCATGAGTTTCTACTCAAG TGGTTCAATGACCATCCTGAGTACCTTGCAAATCCTTTCTACGTCGGTGGAGACTCATATGCCGGTAAAATTGTACCATTCCTTGCGCAGATAATCTCAGAAG CTAGATCCTCTTCAGGTATTGAAGCAGGAATGAAGACTGTTCCTAATCTCAAG GGCTATCTAGTGGGCAACCCAGTGACAGGCGACAGTGTTGATTCTAGCTCTAAAGTGCCGTTTGCTCATGGATTTGGTTTAGTATCAGATCAATTGTATGAG ACGATATTGGAGCATTGCCAAGGAGAAGAACACACTGATCCTGCAAATGTGCTGTGTACCCAGGCTATGGATACTGTCCATAAT CTCATCTCGGAAGTTGGCAAGGGCCATGTTCTGCTGGACAGGTGTGTTTCTGCGTCCCCTGTAACAAATGTAAACATCTCTTCAGATGATAGAAAGATCCTACGGGAGGAAATTGGAGTGGGGCAGCTAAACCATCCACCTGCTCGTCCTCCATTTCATTGCTTT ACTTACCGTTACTACCTATCCTACTTTTGGGCAAACGATAGGCGCACCCGAGATGCTCTTGGGATCAAGGAG GGAACTGTCGATGAGTGGGTCAGATGCCGCGATGTGGGAGAGCTTCCATACGCGATCGACATCAAGAGTGCCATCAAGTACCACAGGAACGTCACGTCCAGAGGTTACCGTGCCTTGGTATACAG CGGCGACCATGACCCAGTGGTGCCACACCTGGGCACGCAGGCGTGGGTCAGGTCCCTCAACTTCTCCGTCGTCGATGACTGGAGGGCTTGGCATCTTGATGGGCAGGCAGCTGG GTTCACGATAAGTTACTCAAACAGCATGACATTTGCGACCATCAAG GGTGGTGGGCACACGGCACCTGAGTACGAGCCTGAGAAGTGTTTTGCCATGTTCAGCCGCTGGATACTGAATCGGCCACTCTAA
- the LOC101771948 gene encoding serine carboxypeptidase-like 7 isoform X2 has protein sequence MAVPRKMAWPPRLPCSRCFLLLCFLLIIAFAASGSGAGRVVTSLPGFDGRLPFHLETGYVEVGEANDNGANLFYYFVQAESEPAAAPFVLWLTGGRRCSVLSGLAYEIGPVRFVLEPYDGTLPRLHYNTNSWTKVSHILFVDSPVGAGFSFSREPKGYDSGDISSSLQLHEFLLKWFNDHPEYLANPFYVGGDSYAGKIVPFLAQIISEGIEAGMKTVPNLKGYLVGNPVTGDSVDSSSKVPFAHGFGLVSDQLYETILEHCQGEEHTDPANVLCTQAMDTVHNLISEVGKGHVLLDRCVSASPVTNVNISSDDRKILREEIGVGQLNHPPARPPFHCFTYRYYLSYFWANDRRTRDALGIKEGTVDEWVRCRDVGELPYAIDIKSAIKYHRNVTSRGYRALVYSGDHDPVVPHLGTQAWVRSLNFSVVDDWRAWHLDGQAAGFTISYSNSMTFATIKGGGHTAPEYEPEKCFAMFSRWILNRPL, from the exons ATGGCGGTGCCGAGGAAGATGGCatggccgcctcgcctcccctgCTCTcgctgcttcctcctcctctgcttcctGCTCATCATCGCCTTCgccgcctccggctccggcgccggtcGGGTGGTGACCAGCCTCCCCGGCTTCGACGGCCGCCTCCCCTTCCACCTCGAGACGGGGTACGTGGAGGTGGGCGAGGCCAATGACAACGGCGCCAACCTCTTCTACTACTTCGTCCAGGCCGAGtccgagcccgccgccgcccctttcgTCCTCTGGctcaccggcggccgccgctgctccgtCCTCAGCGGCCTCGCCTACGAGATAG GTCCGGTGAGGTTCGTCCTGGAGCCCTACGACGGCACCTTGCCGCGGCTGCACTACAACACGAACTCGTGGACAAAG GTGTCACATATTCTTTTTGTTGATTCGCCGGTTGGGGCCGGGTTTTCCTTCTCTAGAGAACCCAAAGGCTATGATAGTGGAGACATCTCATCCTCGTTACAGTTGCATGAGTTTCTACTCAAG TGGTTCAATGACCATCCTGAGTACCTTGCAAATCCTTTCTACGTCGGTGGAGACTCATATGCCGGTAAAATTGTACCATTCCTTGCGCAGATAATCTCAGAAG GTATTGAAGCAGGAATGAAGACTGTTCCTAATCTCAAG GGCTATCTAGTGGGCAACCCAGTGACAGGCGACAGTGTTGATTCTAGCTCTAAAGTGCCGTTTGCTCATGGATTTGGTTTAGTATCAGATCAATTGTATGAG ACGATATTGGAGCATTGCCAAGGAGAAGAACACACTGATCCTGCAAATGTGCTGTGTACCCAGGCTATGGATACTGTCCATAAT CTCATCTCGGAAGTTGGCAAGGGCCATGTTCTGCTGGACAGGTGTGTTTCTGCGTCCCCTGTAACAAATGTAAACATCTCTTCAGATGATAGAAAGATCCTACGGGAGGAAATTGGAGTGGGGCAGCTAAACCATCCACCTGCTCGTCCTCCATTTCATTGCTTT ACTTACCGTTACTACCTATCCTACTTTTGGGCAAACGATAGGCGCACCCGAGATGCTCTTGGGATCAAGGAG GGAACTGTCGATGAGTGGGTCAGATGCCGCGATGTGGGAGAGCTTCCATACGCGATCGACATCAAGAGTGCCATCAAGTACCACAGGAACGTCACGTCCAGAGGTTACCGTGCCTTGGTATACAG CGGCGACCATGACCCAGTGGTGCCACACCTGGGCACGCAGGCGTGGGTCAGGTCCCTCAACTTCTCCGTCGTCGATGACTGGAGGGCTTGGCATCTTGATGGGCAGGCAGCTGG GTTCACGATAAGTTACTCAAACAGCATGACATTTGCGACCATCAAG GGTGGTGGGCACACGGCACCTGAGTACGAGCCTGAGAAGTGTTTTGCCATGTTCAGCCGCTGGATACTGAATCGGCCACTCTAA